A DNA window from Methylocystis heyeri contains the following coding sequences:
- a CDS encoding TIGR02302 family protein, with translation MKFWKPKAAERPDLAMLELMARRSQRMLLAERALRLGAALASLALFFLALSWSGIWLEVGPLFRVIGVALFGQAALTLCLRELLRGWPSRSLALRRLDGGDSSGLRPATALEDRLAAQDPDPATATLWEAHRRRLERALGALRIAPPRPEIEKRDPYALRALALVAAVAMAFAAGDRKAERLRAAFDWRGAGAARETVRFDAWLDPPPYTGRQALVLEDKDIGQTVEVPVNSILRVRFGGRVETEGALQPLAGEGEAPKAGPAEQRFKLAGPARLKLPDGRAFNFAVIPDNPPRIELKEPPKNNFRGSMTLAYKSEDDYGVIGAQALLSLPPGRRVLFPPPSLPLSLPQDQGGRGEAQTTLDLSDSPWAGAQATLRLEARDEGGNVGLSEPIETTLPQRHFRKPLARALAEQRRKLALDPDDRGKVRLALDALSIAPDAFDTPSSIYLGLRMARRDLEGERSDEELKEVADLLWAMALGLEDGDLNQAERDLRAAQRNLKEALARGADEQEIAKLTEELRDAMAKFLQGMSEQAQRDRNPATAQSQAGEGREISKEELDKMLEELDQANKAGDTERAQALLDQLTNLLENLQPSQGSRGANSQMRQRGQSLSELDRLSREQQQLRDETYQGGAEKSEGRPQAGRNGAQKGAAERQKALRERLESQRDALRRSGEGAPADLDEADKAMKEAEQALEQGKAGAGKAVEAQGRALQALRRGADELAQRGKGEDGQAEEDSDGGQGGQSRGRMGSGQDPLGRAAGAQGRYDSHSRYDPMGLPPAQRARKVQDEVRRRLGQPERPAEELDYLQRLLKR, from the coding sequence ATGAAGTTCTGGAAGCCTAAAGCCGCCGAACGGCCTGATCTCGCCATGCTGGAGCTGATGGCGCGGCGGTCGCAGAGAATGCTGCTCGCCGAGCGGGCGCTGCGCCTCGGCGCCGCGCTCGCCAGCCTCGCATTGTTTTTCCTCGCGCTTTCCTGGTCGGGAATCTGGCTCGAAGTCGGGCCTCTCTTCCGCGTGATCGGCGTCGCCCTGTTCGGTCAGGCGGCGCTGACCCTGTGCCTGAGAGAGCTGTTGCGGGGTTGGCCCAGCCGTAGCCTCGCCTTGAGGCGGCTCGACGGCGGGGACAGCAGCGGCCTGCGTCCCGCGACCGCGCTGGAGGATCGGCTGGCGGCGCAAGACCCGGACCCGGCGACGGCGACGCTCTGGGAGGCGCATCGCCGGAGGCTCGAGAGAGCGCTCGGCGCTTTGCGCATCGCTCCGCCGCGGCCGGAAATCGAAAAGCGCGACCCTTACGCCTTGCGCGCGCTCGCGCTCGTCGCCGCCGTCGCCATGGCTTTCGCCGCCGGCGACAGGAAGGCCGAGAGACTGCGCGCCGCCTTCGATTGGCGGGGCGCCGGCGCGGCCAGGGAGACGGTGCGTTTCGACGCCTGGCTCGATCCGCCGCCCTATACGGGACGGCAGGCGCTCGTCCTCGAAGACAAGGACATCGGCCAGACGGTCGAGGTTCCGGTCAATTCGATTCTTCGCGTGCGTTTTGGCGGCCGGGTCGAGACGGAGGGCGCGTTGCAGCCCCTGGCTGGGGAAGGAGAGGCGCCGAAGGCCGGGCCTGCCGAACAGCGGTTCAAGCTCGCCGGGCCGGCACGGCTGAAATTGCCCGACGGACGCGCTTTCAACTTCGCCGTGATCCCGGACAACCCGCCCCGGATCGAACTGAAGGAGCCGCCGAAGAACAATTTTCGCGGCTCGATGACGCTCGCCTACAAGAGCGAGGACGACTATGGCGTGATCGGCGCGCAGGCGCTTCTCTCGCTTCCCCCGGGGCGCCGGGTTCTGTTCCCGCCGCCGTCATTGCCCTTGAGCCTGCCGCAGGACCAGGGCGGGCGCGGGGAGGCGCAGACCACGCTCGACCTGTCCGACAGTCCCTGGGCCGGAGCGCAGGCGACGCTGAGGCTGGAGGCGCGCGACGAGGGCGGCAATGTCGGCCTGTCCGAGCCGATCGAGACGACGCTGCCGCAGCGCCATTTCAGGAAGCCGCTGGCGCGGGCGCTGGCGGAACAGCGGCGCAAGCTCGCGCTCGATCCCGACGATCGCGGCAAGGTCCGGCTCGCGCTCGACGCGCTCTCCATAGCGCCGGACGCTTTCGATACGCCGTCCTCGATATATCTGGGCCTGCGCATGGCGCGCCGGGATCTCGAGGGCGAGCGCAGCGACGAGGAACTGAAGGAAGTCGCCGACCTGCTGTGGGCCATGGCTCTCGGGCTGGAGGACGGCGATCTCAACCAGGCCGAGCGCGATCTGCGCGCCGCCCAGCGCAATCTGAAGGAGGCGCTGGCGCGCGGCGCCGACGAGCAGGAAATCGCGAAGCTGACCGAAGAGTTGCGCGACGCCATGGCCAAATTCCTTCAGGGGATGTCCGAGCAGGCGCAGCGAGACCGCAATCCAGCGACGGCCCAGAGCCAGGCCGGGGAAGGGCGCGAGATATCCAAAGAAGAACTCGACAAAATGCTCGAGGAACTGGATCAGGCCAACAAAGCGGGAGACACGGAGCGCGCTCAGGCGCTGCTCGATCAGCTCACGAATCTGCTGGAGAATCTGCAGCCCTCACAGGGCTCGCGCGGCGCGAATTCGCAGATGCGCCAGCGCGGGCAGAGCCTCTCCGAATTGGACAGACTGTCCCGCGAACAACAGCAGCTGCGGGACGAAACCTACCAGGGCGGCGCCGAAAAATCGGAAGGGCGCCCTCAGGCGGGGCGCAACGGCGCGCAGAAGGGCGCCGCCGAGCGGCAGAAAGCCCTGCGCGAGCGCCTGGAAAGCCAGCGCGACGCGCTCCGTCGCTCGGGCGAAGGCGCGCCCGCCGATCTCGACGAAGCCGACAAGGCGATGAAGGAAGCCGAGCAGGCCCTGGAGCAGGGCAAAGCCGGAGCGGGCAAGGCGGTGGAGGCTCAGGGGCGGGCGCTGCAGGCCCTGCGGCGCGGAGCCGACGAATTGGCGCAGCGGGGCAAGGGCGAAGACGGCCAGGCCGAAGAAGACAGCGACGGCGGCCAGGGCGGGCAATCGCGCGGGCGTATGGGGTCCGGCCAGGACCCGCTCGGCCGCGCCGCCGGAGCGCAGGGTCGCTATGATTCGCATTCGCGCTACGACCCTATGGGCCTTCCGCCGGCGCAGAGGGCGCGCAAGGTGCAGGATGAGGTGCGGCGGCGACTCGGCCAGCCCGAGCGGCCCGCCGAGGAGCTGGATTACCTCCAGCGCCTGCTGAAACGCTGA
- a CDS encoding anti-sigma factor family protein, with protein sequence MTHDDESLDLLLNALLDGELDAKGALEVERQIAQDPALAERYVRMAALRKALAAHIGSEAAPEGLRRRIAALAEPLERPARQKRDWRGYGSAIAATALLTLGLQHFVEVATAPDAAVEAIVFAHMRGQISGQPTDVASTDRHTVKPWLAGKLPVATIVVDLASEGFPLVGGRIDIIEGLAAPTLVYKRRAHLISVTELGKTSRDFGKEPRMQTLDGYPVVAWSMEGRGLVAVSDLAPAELLSFAELFRTAAGKELPGAAKQP encoded by the coding sequence ATGACGCACGACGACGAGAGCCTGGACCTGCTGCTGAACGCCCTGCTCGACGGCGAGTTGGACGCCAAAGGGGCGCTGGAGGTCGAGCGCCAGATTGCGCAAGACCCTGCGCTCGCCGAGCGATATGTGCGGATGGCGGCCTTGCGCAAGGCGCTCGCCGCCCACATCGGAAGCGAAGCGGCGCCGGAAGGACTGCGCCGCCGCATCGCCGCGCTGGCGGAACCGCTGGAAAGACCCGCGCGGCAAAAGAGAGACTGGCGCGGCTATGGCTCGGCGATCGCAGCGACCGCGCTGCTCACTCTCGGGCTGCAGCATTTCGTGGAAGTGGCGACCGCGCCGGACGCCGCGGTGGAGGCCATCGTCTTCGCCCATATGCGGGGCCAGATTTCAGGCCAGCCCACCGATGTGGCTTCAACCGACCGGCACACGGTCAAACCCTGGCTCGCCGGCAAGCTGCCGGTCGCGACGATCGTGGTCGACCTCGCCAGCGAAGGCTTCCCGCTGGTCGGCGGGCGCATCGACATCATCGAAGGCCTGGCGGCGCCGACGCTGGTTTATAAACGGCGCGCGCATCTGATTTCGGTGACCGAACTCGGCAAGACCAGCCGCGACTTTGGAAAAGAGCCGCGGATGCAGACCCTGGACGGCTATCCCGTCGTCGCCTGGTCGATGGAAGGCCGCGGCCTCGTCGCGGTGTCCGATCTCGCGCCTGCCGAGCTGCTCAGCTTCGCCGAGCTGTTCCGCACCGCTGCGGGCAAGGAACTCCCCGGCGCCGCGAAGCAACCCTAA
- a CDS encoding sigma-70 family RNA polymerase sigma factor — protein sequence MTNESGKEPGEAARRRFREEALPHLDDAYSLARWLAGNRTDAEDIVQDACLRALQASPERRVENPRAWLLTVVRNAAYNWFAKNRPAALVLAGGAEDVETRAGATAPSAPAPDAALIEAADRRAVNEAIEALPLPFKETLIMREANGLSYREISEATGVPIGTVMSRLARARAMLIEKLGASS from the coding sequence TTGACAAACGAAAGCGGCAAAGAGCCCGGCGAAGCGGCGCGAAGACGCTTTCGGGAGGAGGCGCTGCCTCATCTCGACGACGCCTATTCGCTGGCGCGCTGGCTTGCGGGCAATCGCACGGACGCCGAAGACATCGTGCAGGACGCCTGTCTGCGCGCCCTGCAGGCCTCTCCGGAACGAAGGGTTGAAAACCCCCGGGCCTGGTTGCTGACCGTCGTGCGCAACGCCGCTTACAACTGGTTTGCAAAAAACCGCCCGGCCGCGCTCGTTCTCGCCGGCGGGGCGGAAGACGTCGAGACCCGAGCCGGCGCGACGGCGCCGAGCGCGCCCGCTCCCGACGCCGCGCTGATCGAGGCGGCCGACCGGCGGGCGGTGAACGAGGCGATCGAAGCGCTGCCCCTGCCCTTCAAGGAAACGCTGATCATGCGCGAAGCGAACGGCCTTTCCTACCGCGAGATATCCGAGGCCACCGGCGTTCCCATCGGCACGGTGATGTCGCGCTTGGCGCGGGCGAGAGCGATGCTGATCGAAAAATTGGGAGCCTCGTCATGA
- a CDS encoding replication-associated recombination protein A — MSDLFAAAGLEKDAPRPLADRMRPKNLSEVVGQDHLLGPEGALTRLLRANSLGSLIFWGPPGTGKTTVARLLAHETTYVFVQLSAIFSGVADLKKAFEAARARRLAGQGTLLFVDEIHRFNRAQQDSFLPYVEDGSVILIGATTENPSFELNAALLSRARVMTFKSLDEEAIRKLLARAENVEGKPLPVDADAREALIAMADGDGRAALTLAEELWRAAEPGETFDRRKLAEVVQRRAPIYDKAQEGHYNLISALHKCVRGSDPDAALYYFARMLDAGEDPLFLARRIVRMAVEDIGLADPQALVVANAAKDAYDFLGSPEGELALAQAVVYVATAPKSNANYNAYKAAQRLAKEHGSLMPPKIILNAPTKLMQREGYGEGYQYDHDAPDAFSGQNYWPESLGRKKLYRPVERGFEREIGKRLEYWERLRRERGDAS, encoded by the coding sequence ATGAGCGATCTTTTCGCCGCCGCAGGACTGGAGAAAGACGCTCCCCGCCCCCTCGCCGATCGGATGCGCCCCAAAAACTTGAGCGAAGTGGTCGGGCAGGACCACCTGCTCGGTCCAGAGGGCGCGCTCACCCGGCTCCTGCGCGCCAATAGTCTCGGTTCGCTGATTTTCTGGGGGCCGCCGGGCACCGGCAAGACCACCGTCGCCCGCCTGCTGGCGCATGAAACCACCTACGTCTTCGTTCAGCTTTCGGCGATTTTTTCGGGCGTGGCCGATCTCAAGAAAGCGTTCGAAGCGGCGCGCGCCCGGCGCCTCGCCGGCCAGGGCACGCTTCTGTTCGTGGACGAGATTCACCGTTTCAACCGCGCCCAGCAGGACAGCTTCCTCCCCTATGTCGAGGACGGTTCGGTCATTCTGATCGGCGCGACGACGGAGAACCCCTCGTTCGAACTCAACGCCGCCCTGCTCTCCCGCGCGCGGGTGATGACGTTCAAATCCCTCGACGAGGAGGCGATTCGAAAACTGCTCGCCCGCGCGGAAAACGTGGAGGGGAAACCCCTGCCGGTCGACGCCGACGCCCGCGAGGCGCTGATCGCCATGGCCGACGGCGACGGCCGCGCCGCACTCACATTGGCCGAAGAGCTCTGGCGGGCCGCAGAGCCCGGAGAGACGTTCGACCGGCGCAAGCTCGCGGAGGTCGTGCAGAGACGCGCGCCGATCTACGACAAGGCTCAGGAGGGGCACTACAATCTCATCAGCGCCCTGCACAAATGCGTGCGCGGTTCAGATCCCGACGCCGCCCTCTATTATTTCGCCCGCATGCTGGACGCCGGCGAGGATCCTCTCTTCCTCGCGCGGCGAATCGTCCGGATGGCCGTCGAAGACATCGGACTGGCCGATCCCCAGGCCCTCGTCGTGGCCAACGCCGCCAAGGACGCCTACGACTTTCTCGGCAGCCCGGAGGGAGAGCTCGCTCTCGCCCAGGCGGTCGTCTATGTGGCGACCGCGCCCAAATCCAACGCCAATTACAACGCCTACAAGGCGGCGCAGCGACTCGCCAAAGAACACGGCTCCCTCATGCCGCCCAAGATCATCCTCAACGCGCCTACCAAGCTCATGCAGCGCGAGGGATATGGCGAGGGATATCAATATGATCACGACGCGCCGGACGCCTTCTCGGGCCAGAACTACTGGCCGGAATCGCTGGGGCGAAAAAAGCTCTACAGGCCGGTCGAGCGCGGATTTGAACGCGAGATAGGCAAACGTCTCGAATACTGGGAGAGATTGCGCAGGGAAAGAGGAGACGCTTCGTAA
- a CDS encoding GreA/GreB family elongation factor, protein MSSAFIREQDDIVREDLADRPVSRFRNLVTPEGYAQIEAEIARQQAEAERATLAADLHAQALAQRELRYWISRRGSAEVVQPIADKSLVRFGHSVTLELASGEKMSFRIVGEDEADPAKGLLPHVAPLAKALFGKSVGDTVEAIHEDARIVAIK, encoded by the coding sequence ATGAGCAGCGCCTTCATTCGCGAACAGGACGACATCGTGCGCGAGGACCTCGCCGATCGGCCGGTAAGCCGGTTCCGCAATCTGGTGACGCCCGAAGGATATGCGCAGATCGAAGCGGAGATCGCCCGCCAGCAGGCCGAGGCCGAGCGCGCGACCCTTGCGGCCGACCTCCATGCCCAGGCGCTGGCGCAACGGGAGCTGCGTTATTGGATCTCCCGACGCGGCAGCGCGGAGGTCGTCCAGCCCATAGCCGACAAGTCGCTGGTTCGATTCGGACACAGCGTCACGCTCGAACTCGCCAGCGGCGAGAAAATGTCGTTCCGGATCGTCGGCGAGGACGAGGCCGATCCGGCGAAAGGGCTGCTCCCCCATGTCGCGCCCCTCGCCAAGGCTCTGTTCGGCAAGAGCGTCGGCGACACGGTGGAGGCGATTCACGAAGACGCGAGAATCGTCGCCATCAAATGA
- a CDS encoding 3'-5' exonuclease translates to MTDDRSFALFLDVETTGLGGDDKIVSIGAIKLDAVKLSKGVLDFEPFHLVFDPGRKSHPKAEEVHGFDDWFLRHQDPFDDHASEIHRIANGCELFVAHNAAFDLTFLEREFEACGLAMPAAERYCTMAAYRASGQGGSASLSSVCQRLGLGRQRERHDALHDAWLAMQVYLWLHKSPLYKTSFSAVADSGFQNLREVPPRPEGPLPRRKARRREKALA, encoded by the coding sequence ATGACGGACGATCGTTCTTTTGCGCTGTTCCTGGACGTGGAGACGACCGGCCTGGGCGGGGACGACAAGATCGTATCCATCGGCGCGATCAAGCTCGACGCCGTTAAGCTGTCAAAAGGCGTGTTGGACTTCGAGCCGTTCCATCTGGTTTTCGATCCCGGCAGGAAAAGTCATCCCAAAGCCGAAGAGGTCCACGGGTTTGACGATTGGTTCCTGAGACACCAGGACCCCTTTGACGACCATGCTTCCGAGATCCACCGGATCGCGAACGGCTGCGAGCTTTTCGTCGCTCACAACGCGGCGTTCGATCTTACGTTTCTCGAAAGAGAATTCGAGGCTTGCGGCCTCGCCATGCCTGCCGCCGAACGATATTGCACGATGGCGGCCTATCGCGCTTCGGGGCAAGGCGGATCGGCCTCGCTGTCGAGCGTCTGCCAGAGGTTGGGCCTCGGGCGCCAGCGGGAGCGCCATGACGCGCTGCATGACGCCTGGCTCGCCATGCAGGTCTATCTTTGGCTGCATAAAAGCCCGCTCTACAAGACCTCGTTCTCTGCGGTCGCGGATTCCGGATTTCAGAACCTGCGCGAAGTTCCGCCGCGGCCGGAGGGGCCGCTGCCCAGACGCAAAGCGCGGCGCCGCGAAAAAGCTCTCGCCTGA
- a CDS encoding metallophosphoesterase family protein, giving the protein MSNDIDISRRQALSCMAWAGTGLLWTLEGGVPTSSLIGAAQAATSGFSFAQISDSHIGFNKPANPDPNATLAEAVARIGALPAKPAFLIHTGDITHLSKPKEFDDADQLIGAAKLDVHYTPGEHDIVDENNGAAFLARYGKGSNGKGWRSFDHGGVHFVGLVNVFDLKAGGMGYLGPEQLAWLAGDLEGKSASTPLVVYAHMPLWTIAAEWGWGTQDGAEALKLLSRFGSVTVLNGHIHQIMQKVEGAVTFHTARSTAFPQPAPGSAPSPGPMLVPAQQLRSVLGVTAVTLKEVRKPLAVVDTTLSA; this is encoded by the coding sequence ATGAGCAACGACATCGACATCAGCCGCCGGCAGGCGCTGAGCTGCATGGCCTGGGCCGGAACCGGCCTTCTTTGGACGCTCGAAGGCGGCGTGCCGACCTCGAGCCTGATCGGCGCGGCGCAGGCCGCGACCTCGGGCTTTTCCTTCGCCCAGATTTCCGACAGCCATATCGGCTTCAACAAGCCCGCCAATCCCGACCCCAATGCGACGCTCGCCGAAGCCGTGGCCAGGATCGGCGCCTTGCCGGCGAAGCCCGCCTTTCTGATTCACACCGGCGACATCACCCATCTCTCGAAGCCTAAGGAATTCGACGACGCCGACCAGCTCATCGGCGCCGCCAAGCTCGATGTTCACTACACTCCGGGCGAGCACGACATCGTCGACGAGAACAACGGCGCGGCCTTCCTCGCCCGCTACGGCAAGGGTTCGAACGGCAAGGGCTGGCGCAGTTTCGATCACGGCGGCGTCCATTTCGTCGGCCTCGTCAACGTGTTCGATTTAAAGGCGGGCGGCATGGGCTATCTCGGACCGGAGCAGCTCGCCTGGCTGGCCGGGGATCTCGAAGGCAAGAGCGCTTCGACGCCCTTGGTCGTTTACGCCCATATGCCGCTGTGGACGATCGCAGCGGAATGGGGCTGGGGCACGCAGGACGGCGCCGAGGCGCTCAAGCTCTTGTCCCGCTTCGGCTCGGTGACCGTGCTCAACGGCCATATTCACCAGATCATGCAGAAGGTCGAAGGCGCCGTCACCTTCCATACCGCCCGCTCGACCGCCTTTCCGCAGCCGGCGCCCGGATCGGCGCCCTCTCCCGGCCCCATGCTCGTGCCCGCGCAGCAGCTTCGCTCGGTGCTGGGCGTCACCGCGGTGACGCTCAAAGAGGTCAGGAAACCGCTCGCGGTCGTCGATACGACGCTGAGCGCTTGA
- the rlmN gene encoding 23S rRNA (adenine(2503)-C(2))-methyltransferase RlmN gives MSSSATAPASAPAAQKPSLAGLTRAELLEALRGLGLPERELRMRVSQLWHWIYFRGAGDFFSMLNVSKTLRERLDQNFSLELPEIVEEQVSADGTRKWLLRLAQTSVTDRPAEIECVYIPESDRGTLCVSSQVGCTLNCSFCHTGTQKLVRNLTSREIVGQLMVARRRLGDFPGFERPTDGLVPSGEGVRAVSNIVFMGMGEPLYNLENVENAIEVMSDGDGLSHSKRRITVSTSGVVPQIERLGEECGPMLAISLHAVRDPLRNELVPLNKKYPIAELLQACRDYPGASNARRITFEYVMLKGVNDSPAEARELVRLLKGVPAKINLIPFNPWPGAPYECSDWETIERFSDIVFNAGYASPVRTPRGRDILAACGQLKSETEKLRARARLAVE, from the coding sequence ATGTCTTCGTCCGCCACGGCCCCGGCCTCAGCGCCCGCCGCCCAAAAGCCCTCCCTCGCCGGGCTCACCCGCGCCGAGCTTCTGGAAGCCTTGCGCGGGCTCGGCCTGCCCGAGCGCGAATTGCGGATGCGGGTTTCGCAGCTCTGGCACTGGATCTATTTCCGCGGCGCCGGCGACTTTTTCTCCATGCTCAATGTCTCCAAGACCTTGCGCGAGCGGCTGGACCAGAATTTTTCATTGGAGCTGCCGGAGATCGTCGAGGAGCAAGTCTCCGCCGACGGCACCCGCAAATGGCTGCTGCGCCTCGCCCAGACCAGCGTGACCGACAGGCCGGCCGAGATCGAATGCGTCTATATCCCAGAGAGCGACCGCGGCACGCTCTGCGTCTCCTCGCAGGTCGGCTGCACGCTGAATTGCTCCTTCTGTCATACCGGCACGCAGAAACTGGTGCGCAACCTCACCTCTCGGGAGATCGTGGGCCAGCTCATGGTGGCGCGGCGCCGGCTGGGAGATTTCCCCGGTTTCGAGCGCCCGACCGACGGGCTGGTTCCGAGCGGCGAAGGCGTGCGGGCGGTGTCCAACATCGTGTTCATGGGCATGGGCGAGCCGCTCTATAATCTCGAGAATGTCGAGAACGCCATAGAGGTCATGAGCGACGGCGACGGGCTGTCGCATTCCAAGCGCCGCATCACGGTTTCGACCTCGGGGGTCGTGCCCCAGATCGAGCGGCTCGGCGAGGAATGCGGGCCGATGCTGGCGATTTCGCTCCACGCCGTGCGCGACCCCCTTCGTAACGAGCTGGTGCCGCTCAACAAAAAATACCCCATCGCCGAGCTTCTGCAGGCCTGCCGGGATTACCCCGGCGCCTCCAACGCGCGGCGGATCACCTTCGAATATGTGATGCTGAAAGGCGTCAACGACTCGCCCGCCGAGGCGCGGGAATTGGTGCGGCTGTTGAAGGGCGTGCCGGCCAAGATCAATCTCATTCCCTTCAACCCCTGGCCCGGCGCGCCCTATGAATGCTCGGACTGGGAAACGATCGAGCGCTTCTCCGACATCGTGTTCAACGCCGGCTACGCCAGCCCGGTGCGCACCCCGCGCGGGCGGGACATTTTAGCCGCCTGCGGCCAGTTGAAGAGCGAGACTGAAAAGCTGCGCGCACGGGCGCGATTGGCGGTGGAATAA
- a CDS encoding outer membrane protein, whose amino-acid sequence MTKFTAAASVVLALVAGSAFAADLPSRKAEPVYVPPAPTFTWTGLYGGVNIGYSFGAGGNENGGLGYIVTNAPAGTPLPGGAAWNLPSNINGVTGGGQVGYNYQFNPWLVIGLEADIQASDAHSQSAGAGGAATVAPWFPHSALVNSTKSVDWFGTVRGRVGLTLPSYPNLMLYGTGGFAYGQVVNSFGVNDVYVSPTGPSGVVIGPRGSYDNTNTGWTAGGGIEWTPLPYSAFSAFSVKVEYLYTDLGNTTVSGTSLTSFPGGGPVFAYSHTSPTRFSTIRAGLNWHFNPFAAAPVVAKY is encoded by the coding sequence ATGACCAAGTTCACTGCCGCCGCCAGCGTCGTTCTGGCGCTCGTCGCCGGATCGGCCTTCGCCGCCGACCTTCCCTCCCGCAAGGCCGAGCCGGTTTACGTTCCCCCGGCGCCGACCTTCACCTGGACCGGCCTCTACGGCGGCGTGAACATCGGCTACAGCTTCGGCGCCGGCGGCAATGAAAACGGCGGACTGGGCTACATCGTGACCAACGCCCCGGCCGGCACTCCTCTGCCCGGCGGAGCCGCCTGGAACCTGCCGAGCAACATCAACGGCGTGACCGGCGGCGGCCAGGTCGGCTACAACTATCAGTTCAATCCCTGGCTCGTGATCGGCCTCGAAGCCGACATCCAGGCGTCCGACGCCCACAGCCAGAGCGCCGGAGCCGGCGGCGCCGCGACCGTCGCCCCGTGGTTCCCCCACTCGGCCCTGGTCAATTCCACCAAGAGCGTCGACTGGTTCGGCACCGTGCGTGGCCGCGTCGGCCTGACGCTGCCGTCCTATCCGAACCTGATGCTCTACGGCACGGGCGGTTTCGCCTATGGCCAGGTCGTCAACTCCTTCGGCGTCAACGACGTTTACGTCTCGCCGACCGGCCCGAGCGGCGTCGTCATCGGCCCGCGCGGCTCTTATGACAACACCAACACCGGCTGGACCGCGGGCGGCGGCATCGAGTGGACCCCCCTGCCGTATTCGGCTTTCTCCGCCTTCTCGGTCAAGGTCGAGTATCTCTACACCGACCTCGGCAACACCACGGTCTCCGGCACGAGCCTGACCAGCTTCCCCGGCGGCGGCCCGGTCTTCGCTTACAGCCATACCTCTCCGACGCGCTTCAGCACCATTCGCGCCGGCCTGAACTGGCACTTCAATCCTTTCGCGGCCGCTCCGGTCGTCGCCAAATACTGA
- a CDS encoding ParA family protein — protein sequence MRTIAFVTQKGGAGKSTLASNIAVAASEAGEKVFIIDLDPLQSLVKWSKVRGESDIAVEHVPLAKLPRALEALEKKGVTLVVIDAPGQDSEVSCAAIHAADLCIVPARPNVFDLWASEATRVRVKEAGKEYVFLLNQCPPAQQNARVEQGAKALQAMGGLLAPLVSARVDYQEAARHGLGAAELNPYGVAAAEMQELWASVKRRLKKIPAARVEARPAPAKTESARPGRPKPAAKAAKAA from the coding sequence ATGCGCACAATCGCATTTGTTACGCAAAAGGGCGGCGCAGGAAAAAGCACCCTTGCGAGCAATATAGCCGTCGCCGCGAGCGAAGCCGGCGAAAAGGTTTTCATTATTGATCTCGATCCCCTCCAGTCGCTGGTAAAATGGTCGAAAGTCCGCGGAGAAAGCGACATCGCCGTAGAGCATGTTCCGCTCGCGAAGCTGCCCAGGGCGCTGGAGGCGCTGGAAAAGAAAGGCGTGACGCTCGTCGTGATCGACGCGCCGGGCCAGGATTCGGAGGTTTCCTGCGCCGCTATCCATGCCGCCGACCTCTGCATCGTTCCAGCGCGCCCCAACGTTTTCGACCTGTGGGCGAGCGAAGCGACCCGCGTCAGGGTCAAGGAAGCCGGCAAGGAATATGTGTTCCTGCTCAACCAATGCCCTCCCGCACAGCAGAACGCCCGCGTCGAACAGGGCGCCAAGGCGCTGCAGGCGATGGGCGGCCTGCTCGCGCCTCTCGTTTCGGCTCGCGTCGACTACCAGGAAGCCGCTCGCCACGGGCTGGGCGCCGCGGAACTCAACCCTTACGGCGTCGCGGCCGCGGAAATGCAGGAACTCTGGGCCAGCGTGAAGCGCCGGCTGAAAAAGATCCCCGCCGCCCGGGTCGAGGCCAGGCCGGCTCCGGCCAAAACCGAGTCGGCCCGGCCGGGACGGCCCAAGCCCGCCGCAAAGGCCGCGAAAGCCGCATGA
- a CDS encoding cupredoxin domain-containing protein, translating into MRRTALAVGLCFFLCGAARAQEATVTIDNFAFTPSELKVKAGAKVTFVNRDDIPHNVVGETVKFRSKAMDTNESFAITFDRPGEIAYFCGLHPMMKGRITVTP; encoded by the coding sequence ATGAGACGCACAGCTTTGGCCGTCGGACTCTGCTTCTTTCTTTGCGGCGCGGCGCGCGCGCAAGAAGCCACGGTGACGATCGACAATTTCGCCTTCACGCCCAGCGAGCTCAAAGTGAAAGCGGGCGCGAAGGTGACTTTCGTCAATCGCGACGACATTCCCCATAATGTCGTCGGCGAGACGGTGAAGTTCCGGTCGAAAGCGATGGACACGAATGAAAGCTTCGCCATTACTTTCGACAGACCGGGCGAGATCGCTTACTTTTGCGGCCTGCATCCGATGATGAAGGGCAGGATCACGGTCACACCTTGA